A stretch of Longimicrobium sp. DNA encodes these proteins:
- the accC gene encoding acetyl-CoA carboxylase biotin carboxylase subunit, whose product MFKKILVANRGEIALRVIRAAHELGVEAVAVYSEPDRLAPHVLAADEAYLIGPAPSAQSYLRGDVLIEVAKKSGAEAIHPGYGFLSERAPFIQAVRDAGLVFIGPSPEAVTAMGDKTEARKRATAAGVPVVPGTQDPLADAAEARRVAAEIGYPVLLKAAAGGGGKGMRIVRSEDEIERAFESAGNEAQAAFGDRSVYVEKFLEGPRHIEIQLLADRHGNTLHLGERECSIQRRHQKLIEEAPSAVLTPDERAAMGAMAVAAAKAVGYEGAGTVECLYQDGAFYFLEMNTRIQVEHPVTELVTGVDLVQWQIRVAAGEPIPFTQDDVRFQGHAIECRITSEDPFNSFLPSTGRIGELTLPSGPGVRWDGGIATGVEVGLSYDPMLAKLIVHAPTRIQAVERMKRALLELRIEGVDTSVPFHLRVMDEPDFRAGNIDIKYLEKHEHLLEAAPADEAVRVAALAAALLEEERRATRSIARPAASGAGSDGGGSAWRGRGGWRGR is encoded by the coding sequence GTGTTCAAGAAGATCCTGGTGGCCAACCGCGGCGAGATCGCCCTGCGCGTGATCCGCGCGGCGCACGAGCTGGGCGTCGAGGCCGTGGCCGTCTACTCCGAGCCCGACCGGCTGGCGCCGCACGTGCTGGCCGCCGACGAGGCGTACCTGATCGGCCCCGCGCCGAGCGCGCAGAGCTACCTGCGCGGCGACGTGCTGATCGAGGTGGCGAAGAAGTCCGGCGCTGAGGCCATCCACCCCGGCTACGGGTTCCTCTCCGAGCGCGCGCCGTTCATCCAGGCCGTGCGCGACGCGGGGCTCGTCTTCATCGGCCCCTCGCCCGAGGCGGTCACGGCCATGGGCGACAAGACGGAGGCCCGCAAGCGCGCCACCGCCGCCGGCGTCCCCGTGGTCCCCGGCACGCAGGACCCGCTGGCCGACGCCGCCGAGGCCCGCCGCGTGGCCGCCGAGATCGGCTACCCCGTGCTGCTCAAGGCCGCGGCCGGCGGCGGCGGCAAGGGGATGCGCATCGTCCGCTCCGAAGACGAGATCGAGCGCGCCTTCGAGTCGGCCGGCAACGAGGCGCAGGCGGCGTTCGGCGACCGCTCCGTCTACGTGGAGAAGTTCCTGGAGGGGCCGCGCCACATCGAGATCCAGCTCCTGGCCGACCGGCACGGCAACACGCTGCACCTGGGCGAGCGCGAGTGCTCCATCCAGCGCCGCCACCAGAAGCTGATCGAGGAGGCCCCCTCCGCCGTGCTCACCCCCGACGAGCGCGCGGCGATGGGCGCCATGGCGGTGGCGGCGGCGAAGGCCGTCGGCTACGAGGGCGCGGGGACGGTGGAGTGCCTGTACCAGGACGGCGCCTTCTACTTCCTGGAGATGAACACCCGCATCCAGGTGGAGCACCCGGTCACCGAGCTGGTGACGGGGGTGGACCTGGTGCAGTGGCAGATCCGCGTCGCCGCGGGCGAGCCGATCCCGTTCACGCAGGACGACGTGCGCTTCCAGGGGCACGCCATCGAGTGCCGCATCACCTCCGAGGACCCCTTCAACTCCTTCCTCCCGTCCACCGGCCGCATCGGCGAGCTGACGCTGCCGAGCGGGCCCGGCGTGCGCTGGGACGGCGGGATCGCCACCGGCGTGGAGGTGGGGCTCTCGTACGACCCGATGCTGGCCAAGCTGATCGTGCACGCGCCCACGCGCATCCAGGCGGTGGAGCGGATGAAGCGCGCGCTGCTGGAGCTGCGCATCGAGGGCGTCGACACCAGCGTCCCCTTCCACTTGCGGGTGATGGACGAGCCCGACTTCCGCGCCGGAAACATCGACATCAAGTACCTGGAGAAGCACGAGCACCTCCTCGAGGCCGCGCCGGCGGACGAGGCGGTGCGGGTGGCCGCGCTGGCCGCCGCGCTGCTGGAGGAGGAGCGCCGCGCGACGCGCTCCATCGCCCGTCCCGCCGCGTCGGGCGCGGGGTCCGACGGCGGCGGGAGCGCGTGGCGCGGGCGCGGCGGCTGGAGAGGGCGGTGA
- a CDS encoding PIN domain-containing protein yields MSTPALSDGERIVLDTVALVYFVEQHPEYGPVARSIMERVQDGRLEAIVSSIALAELLVFPYRQNQPQVAHTLRIGLERFPNLTMVDVDADIADEASRIRAKHNLRIPDAVHVATGLSREVDWIVTNDYSLRRVASEGIRVWLFNEHLQGLQGTS; encoded by the coding sequence GTGAGTACACCCGCCCTCAGCGACGGTGAGCGTATTGTGCTCGACACAGTGGCGCTCGTCTACTTCGTTGAGCAGCATCCAGAATATGGGCCTGTTGCTCGCAGCATTATGGAACGAGTGCAGGATGGAAGGTTGGAGGCGATCGTTTCGTCCATCGCGCTCGCGGAACTTCTGGTTTTTCCCTATCGGCAGAACCAGCCGCAGGTAGCGCACACTCTACGAATCGGGCTCGAGAGGTTTCCGAATCTCACGATGGTCGATGTAGATGCCGACATCGCGGACGAAGCGTCACGGATTCGGGCGAAGCACAACCTTCGCATTCCTGACGCCGTTCACGTGGCGACTGGCCTTTCACGAGAGGTGGATTGGATTGTCACCAATGACTATTCGCTGAGACGAGTCGCGTCGGAGGGGATTCGAGTCTGGCTTTTCAACGAGCACCTCCAAGGTCTCCAGGGAACATCCTGA
- a CDS encoding AbrB/MazE/SpoVT family DNA-binding domain-containing protein has translation MPTARLSSKSQIVIPVEIRRKLGIEPGDELLLETEDDRIVIRKSTQSALELLESLPKEIWKNAAEEIQRMRDEWER, from the coding sequence ATGCCAACCGCTCGCCTGAGCAGTAAATCCCAGATTGTAATTCCAGTGGAGATTCGCCGTAAGCTGGGCATCGAGCCCGGGGACGAGTTGCTGCTAGAGACAGAGGACGATCGCATCGTCATCCGAAAGTCTACGCAATCAGCCTTGGAACTGCTCGAGTCGCTGCCGAAGGAGATCTGGAAGAACGCGGCCGAAGAAATTCAGCGGATGCGCGACGAGTGGGAGCGGTGA
- a CDS encoding DinB family protein gives MGATTQRPGTDEYAEFYQAYVARVPDGDVVERMERQAGEVAEFLRGIPAELHEHRYAPGKWSVKEVVGHMNDAERIFAYRALRIARGDRTPLPGWDESLYVPTGNFGARTLESLAGEWADVRRATVSLFRNLDAEAFARRGTANDNEVSVRALAFITVGHTDHHLHILRERYLEADGR, from the coding sequence ATGGGTGCGACGACGCAGCGGCCGGGGACGGACGAGTACGCGGAGTTCTACCAGGCCTACGTCGCCCGCGTGCCGGACGGAGACGTGGTGGAGCGGATGGAGCGGCAGGCGGGCGAGGTCGCGGAGTTCCTGCGCGGCATCCCGGCCGAATTGCACGAGCACCGCTACGCGCCGGGAAAGTGGAGCGTGAAGGAGGTGGTCGGCCACATGAACGACGCCGAGCGCATCTTCGCCTACCGCGCGCTGCGCATCGCCCGCGGCGACCGGACGCCGCTCCCCGGGTGGGACGAGAGTCTGTACGTGCCCACCGGGAACTTCGGCGCGCGCACGCTGGAGTCGCTCGCCGGCGAGTGGGCGGACGTGCGCCGGGCCACCGTGTCGCTCTTCCGCAACCTCGACGCGGAGGCGTTCGCGCGCCGCGGCACCGCCAACGACAACGAGGTGAGCGTCCGCGCGCTGGCCTTCATCACCGTCGGCCACACCGACCACCACCTGCACATCCTGCGGGAGCGGTATCTGGAAGCAGATGGACGTTGA